Sequence from the Catenuloplanes indicus genome:
GCACCGCGTCCAGTGCGGTGTTCAGGCCGGGCACGCCGCGGCCGAGCAGGAGCCCGGCGACCATGGCGACGCCGATCCAGACCGGCAGGAACCGGTCGAGCCGGGAGAGGCGGGCGACGACCGCGGTCTCGGGCGGGCTGGGGCTGGTGGTGCTCACGGTCGATGCTCCTGAACCTGGGTACGGACATGGACGGGCGTGCGTGGAGGCGGCCTGGCCTATCGGGCCGGCACCGCGAGTCGGGTGAGCAGGGCGCGGACACGGCGCTCGAGGTCGTCGCGGATCGGCCGGACCTCCGGCAGTTCGTGGCCGTCCGGATCGTCGACGTCCCAGTTCTCGTACCGGGTGCCGGGAAAGACCGGGCAGGCGTCGCCGCAGCCCATGGTGATCACGACGTCGGCGGCGCGGACGATCTCGTCGGTCCAGGGTTTCGGGTACTCGCCGGAGATGTCGATGTCGCGTTCCCGCATCGCGGCGATCGCGGCCGGGTTGACCTCGGTTCCGGGTTCGGATCCGCCGGACCACGCGACCGCGGCGTCGCCGGCGAGGTGGGTGAAGAAGCCGAGGGCCATCTGCGATCGGCCGGCGTTGTGGGTGCACAGGAACAGCACCACCGGGCGGCCGTCGCGGTGATGGCCCTCGATGCGGGCGAGGGCTAGCAGGCGCTGCCGGGCGAACCGCTCGGCCAGCAGCGGCAGGTAGTTCGGGATCGCATGCGGGCCGGCGAACTGTTCGTAGCTGGTGTACAGAAACCGTTCGACGGTCTCGGCGCCGTAGACGCCGTCGAACTCTGCCGCAAGGCGGGTCGCGGCGGTGCGCAGCGCGAGTTGCTGATCGACGGACAGATCCCGCTGCCAGCCGATCGCGGTGTCAGGCATGGTCGTCTCCAGGTGGGATGGCGGGTGCGAGGCGGTCGATGCGCGCGGCCAGGTCGGTGTAGGCGGCCTCGAACGCGGCGTCGGTGCCGGCGCGGACCGGGTCCGGCACCGACCAGTGCAGCCGCGGCCGGACCGGGCCGGTGAGGTCCTCGTGGGCGTTGTCGCAGACCGCGATGATCAGGTCGCCGCCGTGCACGACGTCCTCGACGTGCGCGGTGCCGGCCGGGTCGAGATCGAGCCCGTGCCGGTGCGCGACCGTCACCGCTCGCGGGTGCACCCGCGGTGCGGGGGCCGTGCCGGCGGAGGCGACCGGACGGCCGGTGCGCCGCCGCCACAGCGCGGCGGCCAGCTGCGAGCGCGCCGAGTTGTGCGTGCAGACGAACACCACCCGCTCGGCCGGTGGCATCGCCGGTGGGCGCAGTGCGGCGAGCGCGTCCGGTTGCAGGCGCACGTAGGTGCGGCGCCGGTCGCCCTCCGACCGTGTGCGCACCAGCACGCCCGCGTCCTGCAACACCTTCAGGTGATGGGCAACGAGGTTCGACGGCAGGCCGAGCTCGGCAGCGATCTCGCCCGGGGAGGCGTCGCCGAGCGTGAGACCGTCGACGATCGCGAGCCGCGCCGGATCGCCGAGCGCGGCGTGTATCCGCGCACGACCCGCCAGGGAGTTATCCTCAACGTTCATTGACTCAATAAATACTGAGATTTTTCGGCGGGGTCAAGCCGGCCCAGGTGAACATCCGGTGCCGAGCGCGAGCCGGATGCCTCGCGTGGCGCGACCGGACCGGCACGGCCGGCACCGCGCCGGCGGGCCGCCTCGGCCCGCTCGCGGCTCTCGGGTGCGGGTGACGCGGCCCGCGTCTACGCCTCCGCCGTGACGTCGGCGGCGAGCAGCCCGGCGAGCCGGCGGATCAGCGGGAGGCGGGGCCGGTAGTACACCCAGGTGCCGCGGCGCTC
This genomic interval carries:
- a CDS encoding arsenate reductase ArsC, with the translated sequence MPDTAIGWQRDLSVDQQLALRTAATRLAAEFDGVYGAETVERFLYTSYEQFAGPHAIPNYLPLLAERFARQRLLALARIEGHHRDGRPVVLFLCTHNAGRSQMALGFFTHLAGDAAVAWSGGSEPGTEVNPAAIAAMRERDIDISGEYPKPWTDEIVRAADVVITMGCGDACPVFPGTRYENWDVDDPDGHELPEVRPIRDDLERRVRALLTRLAVPAR
- a CDS encoding arsenate reductase/protein-tyrosine-phosphatase family protein — encoded protein: MNVEDNSLAGRARIHAALGDPARLAIVDGLTLGDASPGEIAAELGLPSNLVAHHLKVLQDAGVLVRTRSEGDRRRTYVRLQPDALAALRPPAMPPAERVVFVCTHNSARSQLAAALWRRRTGRPVASAGTAPAPRVHPRAVTVAHRHGLDLDPAGTAHVEDVVHGGDLIIAVCDNAHEDLTGPVRPRLHWSVPDPVRAGTDAAFEAAYTDLAARIDRLAPAIPPGDDHA